A single Carettochelys insculpta isolate YL-2023 chromosome 2, ASM3395843v1, whole genome shotgun sequence DNA region contains:
- the DSEL gene encoding dermatan-sulfate epimerase-like protein has product MAVMFTVSILFLALVMFALPTFEESVSNYSDWVTFTENVAQHEKQKLQVFNVDQKLEKAVPHPSLYFDAEDVQALRQKSHTSHLHMFRAIRSAVTVMLSNPSYYLPPPKHADFAAKWNEIYGNNLPPLAFYCLLCPEDKAAFDFVLEYMDRMNSYKDWLVENAPGDEVPLGHSLTGFATAFDFIYSSLDNIRRQKYLKKIWAVSEEMYEYSKVRSWGKQLLHNHQATNMLALLTGALVVGVDKESQTNVWKHAVVDVMEKTMFLLNHIVDGSLDEGVAYGSYTAKSITQYVFLAQRHFGIDNLENNWLKMHFWFYYATLLPGYQRTVGIADSNYNWFYGPESQLVFLDKFVMKNGAGNWLAQQIRKHRPKDGPMVPSTAQRWSTLHTEYIWYAAELTPQPPPDHDTAKMHVFPNWGVVTYGAGLPNTQTNTFVSFKSGKLGGRAVYDIVHFQPYSWIDGWRNFNPGHEHPDQNSFTFAPNGQVFVSEALYGPKFSHLNNVLVFAPSPTSQCNQPWEGQLGECAQWLKWTGDEVGDSAGEIITASQYGEMMFVSGEAASAYSSAMKLKSVYRTLLLLNAQTLLVVDHIEREKDSPLSSVSAFFHNLDIDFKYVPYKFMNKYNGAMMDVWDAHYKMFWFDHHGNSPVARIQEAEQAAEFKKRWTQFINVTFPMKTIVTRIAYVFYGPYVNVSNCRFIDDSKYGFQIFLNVNNTENIVSVVTEYHSLRTRFNYLGFGGFAKVVDQNKVIKFGLGIEAVRKQTTNSSIVFPFGFKVNIIAGLILGISLVTLAFQWRFYISFSKLLRWVLILVITLWFIELVDVWSTCTQPICAKWSSDIINVDPDAGNKAKQLEGNPVVLPDVVITSLPSSGAEILKQLFFNSSDFIYIRIPTTYLDIPETEFEIDSFVDACEWKASDVQSGHFRLLRGWLQSLVHDTKLHLQNIHLHEASRSKVAQHSTISKDKKRKARKKESLSEQRSRTKGKLDKDAEYVRELRRHLAYYPNARPVLSLGSGSWTLKLPFFQEIIGPSMRALYVVRDPRAWIYSMLYKSKPSLYSLKNVPQHLAMLFKVEGGKDKCSLNSGYAFEYESLREELLDSRSSAVSVLSHLWLANTAAALRVNGDLLETNYQLVKFEDIVNFPQKTAEKIYAFLGIPLSPASLNQILFATSTNLFYLPYEGEISPTSIRAWEQNMPIEEIRLVEDICCTLMDHLGYPKFTV; this is encoded by the coding sequence ATGGCTGTTATGTTTACAGTGTCTATTTTATTCCTAGCATTGGTGATGTTTGCTCTCCCCACTTTTGAAGAGTCTGTGAGCAATTATTCTGACTGGGTGACTTTCACAGAGAATGTGGCTCAACATGAGAAACAGAAACTGCAAGTCTTCAATGTTGATCAGAAGCTGGAAAAAGCTGTTCCTCATCCTAGCTTGTATTTTGATGCTGAAGATGTCCAAGCACTGAGACAGAAGTCACATACAAGCCACTTACATATGTTCAGAGCTATCAGAAGTGCAGTGACAGTCATGCTGTCCAACCCGTCATACTACCTACCTCCACCCAAGCATGCTGATTTTGCTGCAAAGTGGAACGAGATTTATGGTAACAACCTGCCTCCCTTAGCTTTTTATTGTTTGCTGTGCCCAGAAGATAAAGCTGCCTTTGATTTTGTTCTAGAGTACATGGACAGAATGAATAGCTACAAAGACTGGCTGGTTGAGAATGCTCCAGGAGATGAAGTGCCGCTTGGCCACTCCTTAACAGGATTTGCCACTGCTTTTGATTTCATATATAGTTCACTGGATAACATCAGAAGACAAAAATACCTAAAGAAGATTTGGGCTGTGAGTGAGGAAATGTATGAATATTCAAAGGTCCGCTCCTGGGGAAAGCAACTTCTCCATAACCACCAAGCTACTAATATGCTAGCACTGCTCACAGGCGCCCTGGTAGTTGGGGTGGACAAAGAATCTCAGACAAATGTTTGGAAACATGCCGTCGTTGATGTGATGGAAAAAACCATGTTTCTCCTCAATCATATTGTAGATGGTTCTTTGGATGAAGGAGTCGCTTATGGCAGTTATACAGCTAAGTCAATCACCCAATATGTTTTCCTAGCCCAGCGCCATTTCGGTATCGATAACCTAGAAAACAATTGGCTGAAAATGCACTTTTGGTTTTATTATGCCACACTGTTACCAGGCTATCAGAGGACTGTGGGCATAGCAGACTCTAATTATAACTGGTTTTATGGCCCTGAAAGTCAGCTGGTTTTCCTGGATAAGTTTGTAATGAAGAATGGAGCTGGCAACTGGCTGGCACAACAGATTAGAAAGCACAGGCCCAAGGATGGCCCAATGGTACCATCCACTGCACAAAGATGGAGCACGCTTCACACTGAATATATATGGTATGCTGCAGAACTAACACCTCAGCCTCCTCCTGACCATGACACTGCTAAGATGCATGTGTTTCCTAACTGGGGGGTTGTTACTTACGGGGCTGGGTTGCCAAATACTCAGACCAACACCTTTGTGTCTTTTAAGTCTGGAAAGCTTGGTGGCCGTGCAGTCTATGACATAGTTCACTTTCAGCCATATTCCTGGATCGATGGATGGAGGAATTTCAATCCAGGGCATGAACATCCAGATCAGAACTCCTTTACTTTTGCTCCCAAtggacaggtgtttgtctctgaGGCCCTATATGGACCCAAGTTCAGCCACTTGAATAATGTACTGGTGTTTGCTCCATCACCTACAAGTCAGTGTAATCAGCCTTGGGAGGGGCAACTTGGGGAGTGTGCGCAGTGGCTTAAGTGGACTGGTGATGAGGTTGGAGATTCAGCTGGGGAGATTATAACAGCATCTCAGTATGGGGAGATGATGTTTGTGAGTGGTGAGGCAGCTTCTGCCTATTCTTCTGCAATGAAACTGAAAAGCGTGTATCGTACATTGCTACTCCTAAATGCTCAGACACTGCTAGTAGTAGACCATATTGAAAGGGagaaagactctcccctcagttCTGTCAGTGCCTTCTTTCATAATCTTGACATTGATTTTAAATATGTACCCTATAAGTTTATGAACAAATATAACGGAGCCATGATGGATGTATGGGATGCTCATTATAAGATGTTTTGGTTTGATCATCATGGGAATAGTCCTGTTGCCAGGATACAGGAAGCAGAGCAAGCAGCAGAGTTCAAAAAGAGGTGGACTCAGTTCATAAATGTCACCTTTCCTATGAAAACCATTGTTACAAGAATTGCGTATGTGTTCTATGGACCATATGTGAATGTTTCTAACTGCAGGTTCATAGATGATTCTAAATATGGATTTCAGATTTTTCTAAATGTCAACAACACAGAAAATATTGTCTCTGTTGTAACTGAATATCACAGTCTGAGGACAAGGTTCAATTATTTGGGATTTGGTGGCTTTGCAAAGGTAGTTGATCAAAACAAAGTTATCAAGTTTGGTCTAGGCATTGAAGCAGTACGAAAACAGACAACAAATAGTAGCATAGTTTTCCCCTTTGGATTCAAAGTGAATATAATAGCTGGATTAATTTTGGGCATTAGTTTGGTAACATTGGCTTTTCAGTGGCGGTTTTACATTTCCTTCAGCAAATTGTTGCGCTGGGTACTAATATTGGTTATCACATTGTGGTTTATTGAGCTGGTAGATGTGTGGAGCACCTGCACTCAGCCTATATGTGCAAAATGGAGCAGTGACATCATAAACGTAGACCCTGATGCAGGCAATAAAGCCAAACAGTTAGAAGGAAACCCTGTTGTTTTGCCAGATGTTGTGATTACCTCACTTCCCAGTTCTGGAGCAGAAATTTTAAAGCAGCTTTTTTTTAACAGCAGTGATTTCATATACATCAGGATCCCTACAACTTACCTTGATATCCCTGAAACTGAATTTGAAATTGACTCATTTGTCGATGCATGTGAATGGAAGGCATCTGATGTCCAGAGTGGCCATTTCCGTCTGCTTCGAGGCTGGCTCCAATCTCTAGTCCATGACACAAAACTTCATTTACAAAATATTCATTTACATGAAGCCAGCAGAAGTAAAGTAGCTCAGCATTCTACTATAAGTAAGGACAAAAAGAGAAAAGCCAGAAAGAAAGAGTCTCTGTCTGAACAAAGAAGCAGAACAAAAGGAAAATTAGATAAAGATGCAGAATATGTTAGGGAACTGAGAAGACACCTTGCATATTATCCAAATGCACGTCCTGTGCTTAGTTTAGGTAGTGGGAGCTGGACATTAAAGCTTCCTTTCTTTCAGGAAATCATTGGGCCTTCAATGAGGGCTTTGTATGTAGTAAGGGACCCTCGGGCATGGATCTATTCAATGTTATATAAAAGTAAGCCAAGCCTTTACTCCTTGAAAAATGTTCCACAACACTTAGCTATGCTGTTTAAAGTGGAAGGCGGGAAAGACAAGTGCAGTTTAAATTCGGGCTATGCCTTTGAATATGAATCACTGAGGGAAGAACTCCTAGATTCTAGGTCAAGTGCAGTTTCTGTGCTGTCCCATTTGTGGCTAGCAAACACGGCAGCAGCACTGCGAGTAAATGGGGATCTGCTGGAGACAAATTATCAGCTGGTCAAGTTTGAAGATATTGTGAACTTTCCTCAGAAGACAGCTGAAAAAATTTATGCTTTTCTTGGTATTCCTCTTTCTCCTGCTAGCTTAAACCAAATATTGTTTGCCACCTCCACCAATCTTTTCTATCTTCCTTATGAGGGAGAAATATCACCGACTAGTATTCGTGCTTGGGAACAAAACATGCCTATTGAAGAAATTAGACTGGTTGAGGACATCTGCTGTACCTTGATGGACCATTTAGGATACCCAAAGTTTACAGTTTAA